Genomic segment of Mytilus edulis chromosome 12, xbMytEdul2.2, whole genome shotgun sequence:
gaatttgatacgactgtcatacaagtgaaaggtttagcgctataaaaccagattcaatccacttTTTTCGCTCGTTCGTTcttcatttcttgtttttttttctgtcgcTCACTCTTTATCGCGTGCTCTTTTTCTGTAGCCTACTCTTTGTCGCGTGCTCTTTTTCCATCGCTTACTCTATATCGCGTGCTCTTTTTCTGTCGCCTACTCTTTATCGCGTGCTCTTTTTCCCTCGCTCACTCTTAATCGCGTGCTCTTTTTCTGTCGCCTACTCTTTATCGTGTGCTCTTTTTCCCTCGCTTACTCTATATCGCGTGCTGTTTTTCTGTCGCCTACTCTTTATCGCGTGCTCTTTTTCCCTCGCTCACTCTTAATCGCGTGCTCTTTTTCTGTCGCCTACTCTTTATCGCGTGCTCTTTTTTCCTCGCTCACTCTATATCGCTTGATCAACCAAACTCGTCCTCTCTGGCTACTCGCATTTTCACAATCGTTCACACTCTGAATAACACTCTCGCTCACACTCTCCTTCTCATTTGgataaaccaattttcaataaggctctctacataCAATATCAACTAGATgaacaaaacatatttaatctTCTATTAAACAATAGATGTATACAAACAAAGTATAACaaccacacacaaaaaaaaacaacacttataGCATACATTGTGGCTTTACTTTAAAATGTCACACTTAATAAAATGTAATGACTTGTAGGAGTAATTGAATGCAGATAtactttatgattttttaatttcactggatAGTGAATTCAAAACTGTCGgaccacttaaaaaaaaacttgatttgtataattctgtatttgatttatAGCCAATAAAATTATCCGATGATGAATGTAGAGTATTGTGcgattgttttatatttgtaggCACATAAGATTGGATAAATATTTTGGTACTAGTTCATGATTTGATTTATACATTAGTAATGACTTGTGGTAAAATATTCTCTTAGTAACGGGAATAATCCCAGAATCCTTAAATAGTTCAGTAGGTGGCTTACAAATATCGTGTTGGTTTACAATAGTTCTAGCTgacattttttgcaattttagtaaACTGTCAACTAAAATCTTGTTTCAGTTTCCCCATACTGAACAACAGAAATCAAACTTGGAAGAATATACCCATTGTAAAATAGAATTCGTGCATTATGattcaagtatttttttatttttgttaataaagcTAATGAAgaattaacttttttgattaaaTGATTAATTTGATCATACCAAGAAAGAGTGGTGTGAATAATAATATCAAGGACTTTTTCACAGTGACTTTTATCAATTTGTTTGCCATTAATGGATATATTTTATGTGTCATTGCAGACGACagacagtttttgttttgaaccctATACACATTGACTTAATGTTTGACACATTaactaatattttgttttcaccAACCCAACGACAAATATTTTCTAATACAACATTGAGTGTCTGATTTATATACCTTTTGTCTTTTGCAATTACAGAAATAGTGCTATCATCAGCAAAAAGATCAGTATTATGATTAGGATAACATAAAGGCAAATCATTAATTAATATTAAGAATAATATAGGACATAAAACGAAACCTTGAGGTTCACCTGCTTTGTATGTAGATAATGTACATCTGAGAAAGTACTTAAAATTGATACGACCTGATGTCTATCAGCCAAAGACGAAGTAAACCTATGAATTGAATTATTAtaagaacatttatatttttgtaatttttgaaggAGCAGTTTATGATTTAATAGATAAAAAGCTTTACACATATCCAACAATACTGCACCTACTAAAGTTCCTTCATTAATGGCTTTCAACCATTTATCTAACAAAGAAGTGATAGCAGTTTGACAGGAATGGTTTGCACGAAAGCCTGATTGCATGCCATACAATAGATAATATTTGTTTCGAAAATTAATCAAAAGAGTTATATACGTGTTGGAAAGTAGCGGTAAAATTGCAATAGGTCATAGGTTTTTGaacctttatttaaaaaaaatggtataacTTAAGCCAATTTGAATAACGATCCATGATATACCGGTTTTCGAATGCTTAAATTAAGAATGAGACATAAAGGAACTGAAATAAGGTATgatgacatttttaaaaactttgcactgatattagtttaaacatattttattgttcaaaatgacaaaaggatcagacacaaATTTTACAACTTAGCAACGTCTTCTCCAAAATCACTGATATTATCAACACTTGTTCCTGTTTTCTCATCATTTATTGGTCATTTGTGGTATGGTAGATGTTATAATACACCAgtataaaaatgttgttttgaattttctatgaGGTCTTTAACCTTGTTTcactaaaaagaatagtaatgcgTATCTTTTTTCTTATGATAATAATAAGGTTTTTCATGCCCTCCTTAATTTCATCATTTATCCACtcattttgataaacattttaaacTCGATCTTAGTGAATCGGGCATGATGATTCAATACTTcagtaaaaatatttcaaaacttagTAGCGTTTTACTAGGATCATCAATTTCTAGTAATATATTTTCTGCCACATAACAATTAACATGATCATCTTAAGTGGATGAAATTTTTGTTACTCTAGTAAGTTGTGTAACCATCTGacttatgataaaaatatttttgatgtgtgACCACTTAGGATGTTTTTTTACTTGACATAACATCAATATTAAAGTTTCCCATAATAATAGTTTCCTTATCTTCAGTGTCAACTTTTAACAACATGGTTTTAATTCCAACTTAGAAACGCAGTCAGCATGACTGTTAGTTGGTCTATATACATAACCTTGTAAAATAGGCTTTTGATGAACAAATCATCAATGAATGACGTTTGTAAAATTGATACAATTGTGTatgcccttttgtgtttctttgttaaatatttgttttgattttgacatttgatgaGGGAGTTCCCGTTTTAAATTATCCTCGGTGCTCAGTATTTTGGGTATTTACTTTTTACTTCCTAAAACAATTCCAAGAATCGCATGACATACAATACGGATAgtattatgatacatgtacatgtacattcaacAGATGGTAAATCATCGATGCTTCATACAAGTTTATAGGAAAGGTCTGTATAACTTAAATTTGCGTATCAAAACGGTAAACAAAATATTTGCAGTGATACATTTGTATACTGTTGACGTTTTCGGTAAGTTTCATTACACATAATATTGTTTtgactgttttatatatatgacataaCTAGTTGTTATCGGATAACAAATGTTGAATCTATTGTACggtaaacatttatttcattattaatgaCATTAATATATCTTTCCGATTAGCTTTTTTTAATCTTAGGAATTTCTTTTTTCCCCCGTTGAATTGTAGATTTTAGATTGCAATCCATAAATGACATTCTTTATATTctcttcaaaatatttataagagtTGTTTACTCGCTTGCAAATTTTACTCGACACCACAACAACTGACAGTTAAATTTCGCATTTGCTTATGTGTTTGTTACCTTAATTTATGTTCCTAATCGTTCATAATATTTGAACATTAATTTTGTGAAAACTACTGTTTCTTTGATTCAAACTAGTAGGCTTATGCGGAATAAATCTCTTAACCACCCAAATAATACTGAAGTAATCTTTTGTCGTCAGAttaaaacatgggattttcatcAATGATAATTCTGTGTATAATCGGTATTGTATTTAAAGAAGTGCTTACATTACCATGTCTGTCCACCGActcaaaaactaaatttgaagcaACCAGGAAGGCATTGAGAGAAGTACAAACTTCCATTGATGAGAGGGTAACTCGTTTACAAAccgatatgaaaaataaaatgaagaaattaGATGGCGATATGGGATCTTTGCAAACGGACATAAAAAATAAGATACAGAAATTAGATAAAGACATGGAAtctttagtttcagattttcaAAGTGAGTAGATTAAAGTATTTGTGTattttgagatttaaaaacaCTACTAAATCTATGTttcttcatatttcatttttttaaactgttgcaGGCTATATTTAGCATATTTCAAATCAAAGTGTACAGAAAAATTTAACCGTTATTATAAAATAAGTAACGACGAAAAGAATATCATCAAGTAACAAAATCACAACCAAGCAAAacaagttcaaacacatcaaacgaatagaaaataattctcatattcctgactcggtaatACAGTTTCCTTGTGTAGAAAATATACAATAATTATTAACAGAAAACATTACTGAGTATGTATCAATATTGTTCCATATATTATACTGTCAACGTGGCACTTTTGAGTTCAGGATTTTCTGTGTGTTTATACGATCCATATACAAATTAAATGCGCCGATGTTGATGGTAGACATGCATTTGATTCCGTTCAATTTATTCATAAGTTTTATAGGATTTACACAATTTAAAGTTGTACTTTAATAAACTTATCAGAGATGACAAAAGTAATTGTGTACGCTCGGCGCGTGTTTCGTCCTTAACAAGCGTAGAAGGGACATAATGAAGCttgaatacatattttaaaaaggcCAAAGAAAGTAGGTTATTAAAGTTTGTCTGTGTCTGACCTTTTTTTTAACAGCGTCTTTTGAGTTATTTAATGTATTCAACTCAAGTAGTATCATACATGAGTACActtgaacttgtatatgatgtaTATTGATATCAGATATAAATGATCCTGACTTCAAAACAAAAAACccctccctttcatgaatgtgacctaccgaattagactacttaCCGGATGTCTAataacataaacaacacgacgggtgccacatgtggagcaggatctgcttacccttccggagcacctgatatcaccccttgattttggtgggattcgtgttgttattctttatttttctatgctatgtcatgtgttttattgtttgtctgtttgtatatttcatttttagccaggcgttgccagtttattttcgattaatgagtttgactctccctctggtatctttcgtccctttctCTTGTTTCATCATACACGAATTTATTATAGcttcatttatattattaaataaatagaagttaatgatataatttaaatttaccTTTTTACTCTAAAGAAAAACAATGGCGAAAATACAACGGACATTGTTACTACTTTGGAAGCGAAGCGCTTACCTGGTTTAAGTCTGAGGTGAGATTTTATAATATAGATATATACACAACTTTTGGtccaataacaaaaacaaaataattttcaaaaacacaTTTTGAAATACGTGAATATCGGTCACATAATGAAGTAATGAAGGACTGATACTGTAGAATCTGTAAACGTTGTACTGTTAGCATCTTTTGCAAGTTGaacatgaccatgatgacaatTCTTATAGTTAAGAAAATAATCTTAACTAGCAAAACATGTTTTGTATTGATTTAAATACTGTTTGAATCAAAGGATTACAGTTATTGTATATGAACCGTGTCCTAGTGTTTTCAGAAATGTCATAGCATCATTGCAAGTATCTTCAAATATAAATGTGaggtatataaaacaaatatcatgGCCTTTTATCAAGAAACATTAACatggttaaacattttttatccttattttggGGTTGAACTGTGTCCAGTTGAATCAAATAAAGTATGATGTAGCTTTTTTTCGCATTCGTGTGCGTTTTAtgaaaaagtttaaatatataattattatgatTTATTGTATTGAAAGATGATGTATACATTCATGCAGATCACTTCTCTTTTCGCGTCAAATTTGTTCAACAAAGAAGCTAGCttctctatatatatttttatactgAAGAATTATCTCACAGCTAATATATCTTTAGAAATATCTTCCTCTTACATGTCTTATGTCACTGAAAAGTAACACCATAGATGTATACTGCACTAGGCAAGAATAAGCCATACTATGCTTTATATGATAGTTTTGAACTTGAAAGGAATATTCTCATCTAGTAATGCCATGTTCTattttatatctaaaataaatgGCAATATTTTCTGTTCGTAACCTATACATTTAAGGAATGTAGCGAGTTATgtaaaagtgtgcaccacattttttatgttatttcgaatagacaaaaaatatgtatcagtcatttcttataatttaattataaattcctTTTTAAACCGAGGTAAATCATGACAAAACGTTTATGACGTCAGAGTCACTTGACAAACTTATGTATATTGGCTAATAAACATAATAccttcagccaatcagaagaagtgttacatccaaaattaattatctaattttcattttggctttcttatttgtttaaatgttcCTACTAAAGGTCAGCTCCGTATGATAATCAAATTCATGCaggagtatattttttttaatttcgcaAGCTCTGTACTCATGGTACTAACTTCAATAAACTAAAAAACAGTTCCTTATTCAAACGATCAATACAAATGTTTAAGTTCtcttttttaaatgcaatttaaaataaaaaagaatcatCAATGCATACATGTTTCGAATTTACTTTGACACAGGCATCGCTGCAACTGCCTTGATAATTATATGTATTCTAGTATAATATTGATTAAAATGTCCAATATTCCCAAATAGTCTACGATGAACCACCCATTGTGTAGTAATAACATCAATGGTTTATATCTTCGAATTCTCATAAAAGGTTGTCTTTACATCTCTCTTGAGCCATCAGTTAGGATCCCAGACCTAAATCGACATCATCGGAGAGTATTCGATAGCAGGTCGTTTGCTTTgtcaaattacattttacatttttttgatttCTTTTCATTGCATTTGAAGCAACGATGCAGGCAGATCGGAGGACATTTAGCAAAAATAGACGATGAGGCAGAAAATAAATGGATAATGGATAACAGAATAGGTAAATATACGGCTTTTGATTAAGAGAACCAAAGATGAACATAGAAAAGACGATGTGCATGAACTTTTTAAAGCGTTATCAAAAGAAAATTGCCAATTGCCAATAGAATTATAGAAAAATTCAGGAATTTGGATTTGTAAGAATCTAAGGTCTCAGTTTCCTAGGGAAAGTAATTCTTAGAAAAATGTGGCTTATCTTCTTGGTTCCATTTTCTCGTAATAGCtcttttaaattacaaattattgTTATACATCCATGGCTTTCAAATTGTTATGTTTGAACGATTCTTGTGAACGTATCTCAAACTGTTTTGAAAGATACATCATGTACACGATATGATTAAACCATTCGTTCAAtatatgataagttttttttttcatttgatgttgCCAAACTATTTCCATCGAAGTTTGAACAGAAGGCTTTTTATTCACGACATTGTGTACGACATTGTGATTGAAGACTTAACTGAATTGATTTTGTTAAAGACAAACATAAATATGATGTCATTTCATTGACATATATGTATGATTTAATTTCAGTAAAATCTAGTCACTGGATGGGACTGACGGACCTAAAGGAAGGAGAATACCGTTGGAGTTATGACCAGACATTGGCAAAATACAAACCATGGTATAGTGGATGGGGCAATAAAGGTACATCTTATAACTGTGGATTGATGTACAATGGCACCTATACTTGGCTAGACTATGTTTGCACGAATTCATACCAATATGTATGTGAAAGTCATATCTGTAAGTACTGATTGtatcaaaagtaaacaaaaactcataaatttcaagtttttgtaaaaatgataaatcttaACATTATGGATAGCTAAGAACACGTATTGCTATATCATATGACGTCCATTTCTTAAAAAAGTATACCGTATTTAGCGAAATTTCTAATGactattttaatttgaataacAAGAATTATTTCTCTGATGATATTGGATACAAtgtattttaaatgataattcacttgttaaatacaatttttattttcatatttgaacGATATTACAAAACGAAATGTAAGATACCATTAGTATATGTCGTATTCATTTGATTTTTGCCCAGTTTTGTTCTGCTAttcctgtttttcttttttctttggaCTGTGTTAACTGTATGTATTTTGTCTTTGGCTCTTTTGTACTGTTTTccattttgttatcaatatatttaacatgtttacgTTAGCTACATATTGTTATAACTCAATATGCATCACTTTGAGAAGGTTATTCCAATCGAAGGAATTCCTGATAtaaacacaaaatttaaataactgTGTAACTTGGAAAtggaaattttgacattttttttcaatttggatTTGTTTTGAAACTTTGCTAATTTTTACCATGAGCTTTTTCGGTTGTATAATTTTATAATCATTTTCAACTACCATGAGCATGATAAGGTTGTCCGAGTTAAATTGAGAAACTCAAATCAATTACAAAAGAATAATTGTTGTGTTATTTTCATCATGATAGCCTTTGTTTGTAAAGTTAATGGTGCATGAACACTGCATGAACACTGCATGAACACAGACTCGCTCATTATTAACATGATTTTCgaaatttacattttgttttttattttacaggTTACTGATGTTTGAAATGAAGACTTATAACATCAAATAATAAAGAGAAAAATCTTTCAGTCTAAAAAATGTCTTATTCATTGCTTTCCTATATATTGCCAAGAGGAGTACACTTGATTTACTTATGCTAAACACATTCACGAAACACAATTATACAGCATTCCATCTCTAGATTACTGGACGTTTCATGTTAGGGCGCTCTCCACTCACATATTCCTTAAACATTGGAGCTGTTACAACAAAACATTTATAGACTTATAAAAAATAGACAAGTCGATGCGTTCCTGAAATACCGTTTCAAAGTTGGTACATAAAATGTTCAATGTCATGTACTAATAGTTATTTTGGTCTTTGTTACACGATTGCTTTAATTGATCTGGATTAGTAATAGTTTTCAGTTACTGCAAATTGTGTATGGTGGGTACTTTGTTTCTTAAAGATTTTCTTTTGCTGCAATGCAAATAAATCAGGTCGTCAgtctttttcttgtttgaattgaaattgagtatggaaatggggaatgtgtcaaagagacaccaacccgaccatagaacagacaacagcagaaggtcaacaaTAGGTCTTCAATTGGCCTACTTTTGAAATGTCgggaattttataaatttgctatGCATTAGGGTGTTTGTTCAACGGTGCTGCTTTCAAATTTATTGGTCTCCGTTgaaaagatgtctcatttgcaatcataccatttctACCGATGTATCATATACCTTAAGTGAATGAATAGCTTACTTTTAACGTGTTGATAAATGTTACACAGCTACAGTAACCTACATAGAGCATACTCTTACATATATGAAAATGAACATGAAAACCCAATCTCGACGAATCAATGCGGAACAAAGTGACCTTGGTATCATTATTTATACATATTAATTGACTCTCATTCATGAtttccaaaatataaaaataagaaaattgttttGACAGAAATTATATGTTTTCTTTATGAAAAGTAACAATTATATATGGGTGTTATAAATTATCAAAGTCAAGAACAATTTGAGTAGATACAATATTCctgtgcttgtatttcctatcatgatttccttgatagagggttgctgatcacaaggaagcttttaaactaagaattccaaatggtgaagttgaaatcatcccttcgtaaatgttaCGACGAcaccacgagttggttgaccgttatggaataaacgtttcacagatgatatcggataagttccttacgtcgtaactacaatccccctcccttttcatgaatgtgacctaccgaattggactatttaccgggttttaAAAACATGCGCAATACGATGGGTGCCACACGTgcagcaggatttgcttacccttccggagcacctggaaAACCACTAGATTTTTATGGGGATTGTGGTTGTTAGTCTTAAGTTTGTATGGTGTGTCGTGTGgactatcatttgtctgtttgtctttttcatttttagctatggagtattttcgatctattagtttgactgtccctctaatatctttcgcccctcttttaagacATCTTTTTAGACAGACCTAAAGATTTTTTTACCATAGGCTTAATGAACTATTGTAGGGTTCGATTACCTTATATCATATCTCAACCATTCCATGTAATCAAGACTAGAGGGTCTGATTAAGTATTGGCATGGTCTTATTTACCGTTAAATATCTGTTTCGTAATGCATGTCtagtttgatttcattttattcaaaagCTATCGTTAAATCTTATGATAATTTCCCACCCTTTAGCATTGTTAGAACAAACTTATTAATGATGGCTTATTGAAAACATCTTAAATATTCTGAACTTTAGTCAGAAAAGTTTTTATTCACTCAAACATTTGCGAGTAAAGAAAGGTCCATTCTTGAAGTTGcaaattttaaagtatttataaaaacgTCTAAGATATTCATCTAAATGATACCAGTCAAGAAATCAACATTGCTTTATAATACGTTAAGATGAAACAGTATTCCGTTCGTTTTCTAGCAGAATATTGTGTAGTTTGCAGGTAAACCAGTTATATTCTTTGTTTGATTAATTTGCATCTTTTACGGTAGAGCTTGTCATATGGTAAAGATGTCGTTAGTTGACGATTGTATGTTGACCTATATAATTCTGATCTGTTTATCTGTTGCGTGGTGTTCCAACTCATTTATGCCGATCGTAACCTTTTTTCTACATAACAAATATAAGGTTTGGCAGCAAGCACGAAGCGGATTATTATGATTCACAAAGATGAAAATCTCttgcaaaagtttttttttaagaaataaccaATTGTTTTTGGACAAGTATACGAAAATATGTCGGGAGTAAATcgatttagaaaaagaaaaaaaaattccgggttacaaactaaaacttatggaaacacatcaaatatataagaggagaattaagacacaacagaaacacatttagatgtaacacacacagaagcgAACTACAttgtataatataacaatggccatattcctgtcttggtacaggacatttaaagaaaaaatggtggattgaacctgatgttgtggcatgcaaaacctcccGCTTGTATGGcagtgttaaatataacataaaaatgataACATTTCATGACAGGACTTCGATACAAATAAacgggagaacatataggacagagaaacacccGCATAGTAGCTAACACAATGtgccaggtttataatttaatacgccagacgtgcgtttcgtccacacaagattAATTAACCAGTGAAGTTCGGAtaaaaaaaagttcgaaagccaaaacaataacaaagttggagagcattgaggtccaaaaatttcaaaaagtgtgCCTAAAACtgctagggttttctgcctgggatcaaaacaatttttttgtaaaatgactaTATCATCACATTGTAATTTATGaatattttcctcaaaataggatATAATTAGGATAGAATTGGAGATTAGATTTGTAAAACTGAGATAGCATGTATTAATAACAATAGAAATAGTCTACTTCTGGTCAAAATATGGTGAATTCCGGTTGACCAGATAGTTATCAAATGTGCCAGgtttataattaagtacgccaggcgcgcgtttcgtctacataagactcattagtgacgctcatattaaaatatgtataaaaccaaacaagtaaagagttgaagaccattgagggtccaaaattcaaaaaagttgcgccaaatacggctaaggtaatctatgtcttgGATAAGAAATTTAcatttaaagttttgaaaacaggaactttataaaaattatcacattattgatattcatatcaacaccgtgttgactacttggcttgtgatgccctcggggacaaaacgtccaccagaagtggcatcgacccagtggtgtaaatgaTGAAATGTCTACATTCAAATGGTAAAcactatttgttttattatgaacagTAACAATTTTTAGCAGAGgttaaaatctagaacgtcaaattgacaaagggaaataatttccATGAGATGTCATCCGATCACATCAATCATACAAAACCAGATCATTCTGAGTAGATAAACAATTTGAAGAAAACAGTTTCTTTAACTCTTTTACGGTTTCAACGAAATAATGATGAGATTTTGGctacacagggtgagttttgaaatccccatcattggccaaaaaagcatctcagaagaaaaaaataaataccaattctacagagaacaattgaaggtctttccaatGTCACTCctaacaaaataagaaatatacATTGTAGTTACTTTTTCAGAGGATAAGTCTgaaatatgctacttccggttaaATAACGGTCATTTCCGGTTGACCTGATAAATGATGAAATGTCTACAAACAAATGCAAAAGACACAATTGTTTAATAATGAGCCAGTaaaaaatctagaacgtcaattgGCATGTGACATTGATTTCTATTTTAAGGTCATAGGTCAGAGGACTAACGTCGAAAAAACCCAGGCCAATCACTGGTATGGTTGTGGAGTAATACTGATTTtgaatacataaggggagaaaactcctttGATGGTTGATCAAAACACTTTGACTTTAAAGGGTTGAAGTTGCGCccttttgatcgacaatatatttgttgaatttggaggatttatatttcaacagacagttgATATTCAAATAGGtgctaattgtgcacccctgctggccgATTtctttttgtactcgtatgaagcagaattcattcagaatcttctaaaagacaaaaagaaaaagcaccttgcgaaattctttaattttactttccgatatattgatgatgttctataattgaataacccatatttcagccaatactaaCATCTCATACATCCCAGCGAACTCGAAAtaaaggatactactgatactagaacgactgcttcataccttgaccTTTTCTtcaatattgacgcagatggacgacttcacacgaaaatctatgataaacgggacgatttcaacttcccaattattaatttcccatttctcagcagtaataTACCCTCTGCCCCaaactatacggacttcatattcAGGAGTATGCTCCTTACACAGagactgctccaacaaagttatgaggaggacagattaaaattgacactccgtaaattttatggacaccatcacgaattggttgatccacacgatgtgtctttgaccaaactagctaaggacatttttaccacatggtagattgtggtttgtcattacgtcgtttaatcttttaattaccgaacgtgacttattcccgattgtgactgttttgctgagtgtgaattcgcattactataagacgtgttacggtacttatctatcccaaattcgtgGATTTAGTTTGATGTTTGTAATTGTCATTCGCGT
This window contains:
- the LOC139497956 gene encoding perlucin-like protein; translation: MGFSSMIILCIIGIVFKEVLTLPCLSTDSKTKFEATRKALREVQTSIDERVTRLQTDMKNKMKKLDGDMGSLQTDIKNKIQKLDKDMESLVSDFQKKQWRKYNGHCYYFGSEALTWFKSEQRCRQIGGHLAKIDDEAENKWIMDNRIVKSSHWMGLTDLKEGEYRWSYDQTLAKYKPWYSGWGNKGTSYNCGLMYNGTYTWLDYVCTNSYQYVCESHICY